In Dryobates pubescens isolate bDryPub1 chromosome 26, bDryPub1.pri, whole genome shotgun sequence, a single window of DNA contains:
- the TGM2 gene encoding protein-glutamine gamma-glutamyltransferase 2 isoform X2, which translates to MAEELVLETWDLQCERNGREHRTAEMGCQQLVVRRGQPFTITLHFSGRAYEEGVDKLAFDIETGPCPIETSGTRSHFAVTDTPEEASWSAVVQDQDGDSVSVSLCSPPDARIGRYSLTVETSTGYQGSSYHIGSFILLFNAWHPEDAVYLRDEDERREYVLSQQGLIYQGSRDYITSTPWNFGQVNCNDEDHGVLAGRWDNQYEDGMSPMAWIGSVDILKRWKNFGCQPVKYGQCWVFAAVACTVMRCLGIPSRVVTNYNSAHDTNGNLVIDRYLSETGELERRSRDMIWNFHCWVESWMARPDLARPSYDGWQVLDPTPQEKSEGVFCCGPAPVRAIKEGDLQLKYDIPFVFAEVNADVVYWVVQNDGTQKKGTHSSVVGKNISTKSVGRDSREDITHTYKYPEGSEKEREVFARAEHETSSLRQEDEGLHLKIKLSDGANNGCDFDVFAVVNNNTATERRCRLTLGARTASYNGTVGPQCGLKDLLNLTLEPWAEQRVPLRILYEAYGENLTQDNLIKVVALLTEYQTGDVVVAVRDILIQNPEIKIRILGEPMQQRKLVAEVSLVNPLSAPLNNCVFMVEGANLTDGQQVKQLEEPVEPQAEAKVRLDLVPRQAGRHKLVVDFESDKLLGVKGYRNVIIAPQPK; encoded by the exons ATGGCCGAAG agctggtgctggagACGTGGGACCTGCAGTGCGAGCGCAACGGCCGCGAGCACCGGACGGCGGAgatgggctgccagcagctggtggtGCGGCGCGGGCAGCCCTTCACCATCACCCTGCACTTCTCGGGCAGGGCCTACGAGGAGGGAGTGGACAAACTGGCCTTTGACATCGAGACAG GGCCATGCCCCATCGAGACCTCCGGCACCAGGTCGCACTTCGCCGTGACGGACACGCCGGAGGAGGCGAGCTGGAGCGCGGTGGTGCAGGACCAGGACGGGGACTCCGTCTCGGTCTCGCTCTGCTCGCCCCCCGACGCCCGCATCGGTCGCTACAGCCTGACGGTGGAGACCTCCACCGGCTACCAGGGCAGCAGCTACCACATCGGGAGCTTCATCCTGCTCTTCAATGCCTGGCACCCAG AGGACGCTGTGTACCTGCGGGACGAGGATGAGCGCCGCGAGTACGTGCTGTCGCAGCAGGGCCTCATCTACCAGGGCTCCCGGGACTACATCACCTCCACCCCCTGGAACTTTGGCCAG GTCAACTGCAACGATGAGGACCACGGGGTGCTGGCAGGGCGCTGGGACAACCAGTACGAGGACGGGATGAGCCCCATGGCCTGGATCGGGAGCGTGGACATACTCAAGAGGTGGAAGAACTTCGGCTGCCAACCGGTCAAGTACGGCCAGTGCTGGGTGTTTGCTGCTGTGGCGTGCACTG TCATGAGGTGCCTGGGCATCCCCAGCCGGGTGGTGACCAACTACAACTCGGCTCACGACACCAACGGCAACCTGGTCATCGATCGCTACCTCAGCGAGACAGGGGAGCTGGAGCGGCGCTCCAGGGACATGATCTG GAACTTCCACTGCTGGGTGGAATCCTGGATGGCTCGCCCAGACCTGGCCAGGCCCAGCTACGACGGCTGGCAGGTGCTGGACCCGACCCCCCAGGAGAAGAGCGAAG GGGTTTTCTGCTGCGGGCCGGCCCCGGTCCGAGCCATCAAGGAGGGAGACCTGCAGCTCAAGTACGACATCCCCTTTGTCTTCGCCGAGGTGAACGCCGACGTGGTGTACTGGGTGGTGCAGAACGACGGGACACAGAAGAAGGGCACCCATTCCTCGGTGGTGGGGAAGAACATCAGCACCAAGagcgtgggcagggacagcagggaggaCATCACCCACACCTACAAGTACCCGGAGG GGTccgaaaaggagagagaagtgtTCGCCAGGGCCGAGCATGAGACCAGCTCGCTGCGGCAGGAGGACGAGGGGCTGCACCTCAAGATCAAGCTGTCGGATGGGGCCAACAACGGCTGCGACTTCGACGTCTTCGCCGTCGTCAACAACAACACAGCCACGGAGCGCCGCTGCCGCCTCACGCTGGGCGCCCGCACCGCCAGCTACAACGGCACCGTCGGGCCCCAGTGCGGCCTGAAGGACCTGCTGAACCTCACCCTCGAGCCCTGGGCGG agcagagagtTCCCCTGCGCATCCTGTACGAGGCCTACGGGGAGAACCTGACCCAGGACAACCTGATCAAGGTGGTTGCCCTCCTGACCGAGTACCAGACTGGTGACGTGGTTGTGGCTGTCAGGGATATCCTCATCCAGAATCCAGAGATCAAGATCAGG ATCCTGGGGGAGCCAATGCAGCAGCGGAAGCTGGTGGCAGAGGTCAGCCTGGTGAACCCCCTCTCAGCCCCCCTCAACAACTGCGTCTTCATGGTGGAGGGTGCCAACCTCACCGacgggcagcaggtcaagcagct CGAGGAGCCCGTGGAGCCGCAGGCGGAggccaaggtcaggctggatctGGTGCCGCGCCAGGCGGGGCGGCACAAGCTGGTGGTGGACTTCGAGAGCGACAAACTGCTGGGGGTGAAGGGCTACCGCAACGTCATCATCGCCCCCCAGCCCAAGTga
- the TGM2 gene encoding protein-glutamine gamma-glutamyltransferase 2 isoform X1: MAEELVLETWDLQCERNGREHRTAEMGCQQLVVRRGQPFTITLHFSGRAYEEGVDKLAFDIETGPCPIETSGTRSHFAVTDTPEEASWSAVVQDQDGDSVSVSLCSPPDARIGRYSLTVETSTGYQGSSYHIGSFILLFNAWHPEDAVYLRDEDERREYVLSQQGLIYQGSRDYITSTPWNFGQFEDDILAICLELLDTNPKFLRDQNRDCSRRNDPVYIGRVVSAMVNCNDEDHGVLAGRWDNQYEDGMSPMAWIGSVDILKRWKNFGCQPVKYGQCWVFAAVACTVMRCLGIPSRVVTNYNSAHDTNGNLVIDRYLSETGELERRSRDMIWNFHCWVESWMARPDLARPSYDGWQVLDPTPQEKSEGVFCCGPAPVRAIKEGDLQLKYDIPFVFAEVNADVVYWVVQNDGTQKKGTHSSVVGKNISTKSVGRDSREDITHTYKYPEGSEKEREVFARAEHETSSLRQEDEGLHLKIKLSDGANNGCDFDVFAVVNNNTATERRCRLTLGARTASYNGTVGPQCGLKDLLNLTLEPWAEQRVPLRILYEAYGENLTQDNLIKVVALLTEYQTGDVVVAVRDILIQNPEIKIRILGEPMQQRKLVAEVSLVNPLSAPLNNCVFMVEGANLTDGQQVKQLEEPVEPQAEAKVRLDLVPRQAGRHKLVVDFESDKLLGVKGYRNVIIAPQPK; this comes from the exons ATGGCCGAAG agctggtgctggagACGTGGGACCTGCAGTGCGAGCGCAACGGCCGCGAGCACCGGACGGCGGAgatgggctgccagcagctggtggtGCGGCGCGGGCAGCCCTTCACCATCACCCTGCACTTCTCGGGCAGGGCCTACGAGGAGGGAGTGGACAAACTGGCCTTTGACATCGAGACAG GGCCATGCCCCATCGAGACCTCCGGCACCAGGTCGCACTTCGCCGTGACGGACACGCCGGAGGAGGCGAGCTGGAGCGCGGTGGTGCAGGACCAGGACGGGGACTCCGTCTCGGTCTCGCTCTGCTCGCCCCCCGACGCCCGCATCGGTCGCTACAGCCTGACGGTGGAGACCTCCACCGGCTACCAGGGCAGCAGCTACCACATCGGGAGCTTCATCCTGCTCTTCAATGCCTGGCACCCAG AGGACGCTGTGTACCTGCGGGACGAGGATGAGCGCCGCGAGTACGTGCTGTCGCAGCAGGGCCTCATCTACCAGGGCTCCCGGGACTACATCACCTCCACCCCCTGGAACTTTGGCCAG TTTGAGGATGACATCTTGGCCATCTGCCTCGAGCTGCTGGACACAAACCCCAAATTCCTGAGGGACCAGAACCGGGATTGCTCCCGGCGGAACGACCCCGTGTACATCGGCAGGGTGGTGAGCGCCATG GTCAACTGCAACGATGAGGACCACGGGGTGCTGGCAGGGCGCTGGGACAACCAGTACGAGGACGGGATGAGCCCCATGGCCTGGATCGGGAGCGTGGACATACTCAAGAGGTGGAAGAACTTCGGCTGCCAACCGGTCAAGTACGGCCAGTGCTGGGTGTTTGCTGCTGTGGCGTGCACTG TCATGAGGTGCCTGGGCATCCCCAGCCGGGTGGTGACCAACTACAACTCGGCTCACGACACCAACGGCAACCTGGTCATCGATCGCTACCTCAGCGAGACAGGGGAGCTGGAGCGGCGCTCCAGGGACATGATCTG GAACTTCCACTGCTGGGTGGAATCCTGGATGGCTCGCCCAGACCTGGCCAGGCCCAGCTACGACGGCTGGCAGGTGCTGGACCCGACCCCCCAGGAGAAGAGCGAAG GGGTTTTCTGCTGCGGGCCGGCCCCGGTCCGAGCCATCAAGGAGGGAGACCTGCAGCTCAAGTACGACATCCCCTTTGTCTTCGCCGAGGTGAACGCCGACGTGGTGTACTGGGTGGTGCAGAACGACGGGACACAGAAGAAGGGCACCCATTCCTCGGTGGTGGGGAAGAACATCAGCACCAAGagcgtgggcagggacagcagggaggaCATCACCCACACCTACAAGTACCCGGAGG GGTccgaaaaggagagagaagtgtTCGCCAGGGCCGAGCATGAGACCAGCTCGCTGCGGCAGGAGGACGAGGGGCTGCACCTCAAGATCAAGCTGTCGGATGGGGCCAACAACGGCTGCGACTTCGACGTCTTCGCCGTCGTCAACAACAACACAGCCACGGAGCGCCGCTGCCGCCTCACGCTGGGCGCCCGCACCGCCAGCTACAACGGCACCGTCGGGCCCCAGTGCGGCCTGAAGGACCTGCTGAACCTCACCCTCGAGCCCTGGGCGG agcagagagtTCCCCTGCGCATCCTGTACGAGGCCTACGGGGAGAACCTGACCCAGGACAACCTGATCAAGGTGGTTGCCCTCCTGACCGAGTACCAGACTGGTGACGTGGTTGTGGCTGTCAGGGATATCCTCATCCAGAATCCAGAGATCAAGATCAGG ATCCTGGGGGAGCCAATGCAGCAGCGGAAGCTGGTGGCAGAGGTCAGCCTGGTGAACCCCCTCTCAGCCCCCCTCAACAACTGCGTCTTCATGGTGGAGGGTGCCAACCTCACCGacgggcagcaggtcaagcagct CGAGGAGCCCGTGGAGCCGCAGGCGGAggccaaggtcaggctggatctGGTGCCGCGCCAGGCGGGGCGGCACAAGCTGGTGGTGGACTTCGAGAGCGACAAACTGCTGGGGGTGAAGGGCTACCGCAACGTCATCATCGCCCCCCAGCCCAAGTga
- the KIAA1755 gene encoding LOW QUALITY PROTEIN: uncharacterized protein KIAA1755 homolog (The sequence of the model RefSeq protein was modified relative to this genomic sequence to represent the inferred CDS: inserted 1 base in 1 codon), whose product MPGRWTQPCRVPCRLSXPPFEATAPTVLGQVFRLLETSFRGDGLCCLLHFLIPAKRLFEHVRRAACAPYFNCIFLHEGWPLCLHEKVVVHLAPLNPLLLRPGDFYLQAEPCEEHSARITLKHLSRDLSTVEETPVPEAAYPLLFTTEWLEEINGARETAPLRSCLVATENGVTPLPWSKIATPEFIDKPKAGGDGAQQGPAPGSAAEPAAAGLAVPRGAVDVSVPYGNVAGTVPGCKGTAWKSSQGRYPGLIKVEQAGLQKQPGTLAMPSLYEIISQNLEGEYVDLLDCSQEQPHLLSRSLPSTPPAGPVGSRDETALPWTAGGQGADAWPCAGASGSKEGPCPPCLGRKLGRELGPHGPRCRHRDSYLAALQNPGPRLGAAPGDDKAPSQQEGAWKKMTAIYSPRMGRAKPAGKGTDTAEERSLESTSCRNGPMVPSPQQPPAWQELHAGLLHSGIVCLPGSSDRLGRALLQVTTSGSAWGAAWCSAGELARLILYLCSLPRRGAKDSGLTVVVDARKQLPAPVLFCALRSAQSTSPGCIHTVLLLAEKELAAHRERLPGVQVETLGSLRALGRFVDSSQLPPELEGSFPYCHGEWVQFFQKLHPFVAGLRQALEVLQSCIQELCGTKALAGTQDVAACIQRHQALMGRVLSDPQLLQLQREGGSVLARLRREAAQLRASAHVRTSMELAEGLYSQLEEQLHDLVSQSNACLERLELLRKVRQLEAEFSKLGCWLDGEAAARLQEMGTEEPNPDSPQGSAERFNEFLTQATARYRQGLALCQEAAELRAGALPEADPFRAAAALFQTKLLGFLGQVERRQEEQELLRELGRVSSKLAALQLDCGQCPARARRGEGQELQCLQSSFQKLSVEFALEKLQEMKAQLRRMQSSQGLAAWTEARHRYQETRQVLEEMLAELQEAWGAQAEGQGDALSPPGSGAAAPCKEAPVCKAATSPRPVGLGGWGPAEQPEPRAKGPGQSQASSVASPTPGAEPSSPQPQEQGDRAPHHGSAGTSLPRPEGRASLGAAGHLAQDHSQLPQRLPFILPPQARFLGADPLCAPSVPLGTASAPGTRGLPAEATQYFQVSSQSSLSSEDSDSQNSTEEAPAGGLALPRDPQSPRPPCPSEKPPQIVYLENHHSKSPAKANAK is encoded by the exons ATGCCGGGTCGCTGGACGCAGCCGTGCAGGGTGCCCTGCAGGCTCT ACCCGCCCTTCGAAGCCACGGCCCCCACCGTGCTGGGCCAGGTGTTTCGGCTGCTGGAGACCAGCTTCCGAGGggatgggctctgctgcctgctccacttCCTCATCCCGGCCAAGCGCCTCTTCGAGCACGTCCGGCGGGCTGCCTGC GCTCCCTACTTTAACTGCATCTTTCTCCACGAGGGCTGGCCCTTGTGTCTTCACGAGAAAGTGGTCGTCCACCTGGCACCCCTCAACCCCCTGCTGCTGCGGCCCGGGGACTTCTACCTGCAAGCAGAGCCCTGCGAGGAGCACTCTGCCCGCATCACCCTCAAGCACCTGTCCCGGGACCTGAGCACGGTGGAGGAGACGCCGGTCCCCGAGGCTGCCTACCCTCTGCTCTTCACCACCGAGTGGCTGGAGGAGATCAACGGCGCCCGGGAGACGGCGCCGCTCCGCTCCTGCCTGGTGGCCACCGAGAACGGCgtcacccccctgccctggagcaAGATCGCCACGCCCGAGTTCATCGACAAGCCCAAAGCTGGAGGTGACGGCGCCCAGCAGGGCCCCGCTCCTGGAAGCGCAGCTGAGCCCGCAGCAGCCGGCCTGGCCGTGCCCCGTGGCGCGGTGGACGTCTCGGTGCCCTATGGCAATGTGGCGGGCACCGTCCCGGGCTGCAAGGGCACCGCTTGGAAATCGAGCCAGGGCAGGTACCCAGGGCTGATCAaggtggagcaggctgggctgcagaagcagccaggcACGCTGGCCATGCCCAGCCTCTACGAGATCATCAGCCAGAACCTGGAGGGGGAATACGTGGACCTGCTGGACTGCTCCCAGGAGCAGCCGCACCTCCTGTCCCGGTCCCTGCCCTCCACTCCCCCGGCGGGGCcggtggggagcagggatgaGACAGCGCTTCCCTGGACAGCTGGGGGTCAAGGAGCAGATGCCTGGCCCTGCGCGGGGGCGTCAGGCTCGAAGGAGGGTCCTTGCCCCCCGTGCCTGGGGAGGAAGCTGGGCCGGGAGCTGGGGCCGCACGGCCCGCGGTGCCGCCACCGCGACTCCTACCTGGCCGCTCTGCAGAACCC GGGGCCCCGGCTTGGGGCAGCCCCCGGGGACGATAaagctcccagccagcaggaGGGGGCCTGGAAGAAGATGACTGCCATCTACTCACCCCGGATGGGCAGAGCCAAGCCAGCTGGGAAAG GTACTGACACAGCAGAGGAACGGTCTCTGGaaagcaccagctgcaggaacgGTCCCAtggtgcccagcccccagcagcccccagcctggcaggagctgcacgCCGGGCTGCTGCACTCGGGCATCGTGTGCCTGCCAG ggagctcggacaggctgggcagggccctgctccaggtgaccACCAGcggcagtgcctggggagctgcgTGGTGCTCGGCCGGCGAGCTGGCAAGGCTCATCCTctacctctgctccctgcccag GCGAGGAGCGAAGGACTCGGGGCTGACCGTGGTGGTGGATGCCAggaagcagctgccagctcctgtcctGTTCTGTGCCCTCCGCTCTGCCCAG agCACCTCACCAGGCTGCATCCACaccgtgctgctgctggccgagaaggagctggctgcccaccGCGAGCGGCTGCCCGGGGTGCAG gtGGAGACCCTGGGGTCGCTGAGGGCTCTGGGCCGCTTCGTcgacagctcccagctgcccccGGAGCTGGAGGGTTCCTTCCCCTACTGCCACGGCGAGTGGGTGCAATTCTTCCAG AAGCTTCACCCCTTCGTGGCTGGCCTCAGGCAGGCAttggaggtgctgcagagctgcatccagGAGCTGTGTGGTACCAAGGCTCTGGCAGGGACACAG GACGTGGCTGCCTGCATCCAGAGGCACCAGGCGCTGATGGGGAGGGTGCTGAGcgacccacagctgctgcagctgcagcggGAGGGAGGCTCTGTCCTGGCCAGGCTGCGCAGGGAGGCCGCCCAGCTCCGTGCCTCGGCCCACGTCAG GACCAGCATGGAGCTGGCTGAGGGGCTCTACAgccagctggaggagcagctccacGACCTGGTGTCGCAGTCCAACGCCTGCCTGGAGCGCCTGGAGCTCCTCCGCAAGGTCCGGCAGCTCGAGGCTGAGTTCAGCAAG ctgggctgctggctggacggggaggcagcagcccggCTGCAGGAGATGGGCACCGAGGAGCCAAACCCtgacagcccccagggctctgccgaGCGCTTCAACGAGTTCCTCACCCAGGCTACG GCGCGGTACCGGCAGGGGCTGGCCCTGTGTCAGGAGGCGGCGGAGCTCCGGGCCGGGGCATTGCCGGAGGCAGATCCCTTCCGAGCGGCTGCGGCGCTTTTCCAGACCAAGCTGCTGGGCTTCCTGGGGCAGGTGGAGCGgcggcaggaggagcaggagctgctgcgggAGCTCGGCCGCGTCTCCAGCAAG ctggcagCGCTGCAGCTGGACTGCGGGCAGTGCCCGGCCCGGGCGCGGCGTGGTgagggccaggagctgcagtgcctgcagagctccttcCAGAAGCTGTCGGTGGAGTTTGccctggagaagctgcaggagatgaAGGCTCAGCTGCGGAggatgcagagcagccaggggctggcagcctggaccgAGGCACGGCACAGGTACCAGGAGACCCGGCAGGTCCTGGAGGagatgctggcagagctgcaggaggcctgGGGAGCACAAGCTGAAGGGCAGGGAGATGCCTTAAGTCCCcctggctcaggagctgcagccccttgCAAGGAAGCTCCAGTCTGCAAagcagccaccagccccaggccggtggggctggggggctgggggccagcagagcagccagagccccGGGCCAAGGGGCCAGGACAATCCCAGGCCAGCAGCGTCGCCAGCCCCACGCCGGGTGCAGAGCcaagctccccacagccccaagAGCAGGGGGACCGTGCCCCCCACCACGGCtctgctggcacctccctgcccagacccgagggcagagccagcctgggagctgcaggacacCTCGCCCAGGAtcacagccagctccctcagaggcTTCCCTTCATCCTGCCTCCCCAGGCACGCTTTCTGGGTGCTGACCCGTTGTGTGCCCCCTCTGTGCCCCTCGGGACGGCCTCAGCCCCCGGCACGCGGGGCCTGCCCGCAGAAGCCACGCAGTACTTCCAGGTTTCCAGCCAGAGCAGTTTGTCCTCCGAAGACTCAGACTCACAGAACTCCACCGAGGAGGCcccagcagggggcttggcTCTGCCCCGGGACCCCCAGAGTCCCAGACCACCTTGCCCCTCCGAAAAGCCCCCCCAGATTGTCTACCTGGAGAACCACCACAGCAAGAGTCCAGCTAAAGCCAATGCCAAGTaa